The nucleotide sequence AGGCGTGGATGGTGGTCATCAGGCCACGTTCGATCCCGATGGTATCGATCAGCGGCTGAACCAGCGGGGCCAGACAGTTGGTGGTGCAGGAAGCGTTGGAGACCACGGTCATGGCGCTGGTGAGGACATCGTCGTTGACGCCGAATACCACGGTAGCATCAGCGTCGTTGGCCGGAGCCGAAATCAGCACGCGCTTGGCACCTGCTTCCAGATGCAGGGCGGCCTTGTCGCGTTTGGTGAAGATGCCGGTACATTCCAGTACCACATCCACGCCCAGTTCTTTCCACGGCAGCTCGGCCGGGTTGCGGATGGACAACAGCTTGATCGGCTTGCCGTTCACCACCAGGGCATCGCCTTCCAGCGCAACGGTGCCACCGAAGGGGCCATGCACGCTGTCAAAGCGGGTGAGGTGTTCGTGCAGTTCCGGCTTGCCCAGGTCATTGATGGCCACGATTTCGATATCACGGTCAGCAAAACGCTCCTGCCAGGCGCGGACCACCATGCGGCCGATACGGCCGTAACCATTAATGGCAACTTTCAACGTCATGATGCATCCTCCAAAATGATAATGGCGCAAGGTCATCTAAGCGTGCCCTGCGCCATTCAATTTCTGCTCCTTTTGCTCTGTAAGCAAGCGACTACAAAAGTAGTGTGCAGGCTACCAACAAAGCGGTGAAATCCTTGTCAGACAAGGCCCGCCGCCCTGTAGTGCCCGTGCAGGATCATGCCTGCAACAAACTGGCAAAAGGAGCAGGGTCTTCTGCCAATACCACATGTAGCAGATTGCCGGAAAATGTGGTCACACCGCGCGCCCCCAGGGCGTGCAGGGCAGGCTCATCCACCAGGCTGGCATCGGCCACTTCCACGCGCAGGCGGCTGCCGGCGACGGCCTCCACATGCTTTACATTAGCTGCTCCACCCAGGGCCTGCAGCCAGTCGTTGCGCTGGCCACTGCTGGCCACGGCCTTGACGCTGCTCACCATCACCGCAGGGGCTGCGCCATCCGCCACCGCACTGCCCTGTTGCAGGGCGTTACGGATTTCATCCGAGATCAGATCGGCCTCCGGCCCCAGTACCACTTGCACACTGCCGGCCGCCGGCTTGATCAGCCCGCGCGAGCCCAGGGCCTTGAGCGCAGCTTCGTCGACCTTGGCGTTATCCACCACCTGCAGGCGCAGGCGGGTGGTGCAGGCGTCCACCGCTTTCAGGTTGGCCGCACCGCCCAGCGCCAGGATGAAGCCGTGCGCACGCGCCGAGCCCTCCACCACTTGCACGGCGACCTGCGGGGTATCCTCCCGCCCCATGGTTTGCAGATTGAATTTGCGGATAAAAAAGCTGAACAGGCTGTAATACACCACGAAATAGAGCAGGCCCACCGGCAACAACAGCCACGGTTTCTGGGCAATGCCGAAATTGAGCAGGTAATCGAACAGGCCGGCAGAGAAGCCAAAACCCAGATGTACGCCCAGCGCATACATCAGCGCCATGGAAACACCGGTCAGCACCGCATGGATGGCATACAGCACCGGAGCCAGGAACATGAAGGCGAACTCGACCGGTTCAGTGACCCCGGTCAGGAAAGCCGTCAGCGCCATCGAGAACAGCACGCCTCCCACCGCAGCCTTGTTTTCCGGCTTGGCCGCACGATACATGGCCAGGCAGGCGGCGGGCAGACCGAACATCATCACCGGGAAAAAGCCGCTCATGAACATGCCGGCACTCTTGTCGCCAGCAAAGAAACGGGTCAGGTCGCCATGCACCAGCTTGCCGGCGGCATCGGTGTAATCACCCACCTGGAACCACACCATGGTGTTGAGGATGTGATGCAGGCCGGTGACGATGAGCAGGCGGTTGAGAATGCCATACAGGAACAGGCCGATTTCACCAACGCCGATCAGCCATTTGCCGAGCGCGTCGATGCCGTTCTGCACCGGCGGCCAGGCCAGGCCAAGCAGGACCCCCAGCAGCAGCATGGCAAAGCCGGTGGCAATCGGCACAAAACGTTTGCCGCCAAAGAAGGCCAGATAGGTTGGCAGCTTGATGTCCTTGTAGCGGTTGTACAGCACACCAGCCACCAGGCCAGCCAGAATGCCGGCCAGCACCCCCATATTGATGGCGAAAGGCTTGCCTGCGGGATCAAGGTGCACCAGCGACTTGAAGGTGTCGTAGCCCAGCAGCGTGTCGGGCATCACTTTCAGCACCGCGGTCAGCACCATATAGCCGATGGCACCGGCCAGGCCGGCCGCGCCGTTGTTGTCGCGGGCAAAGCCCACGGCGACACCGATGGCAAAAATCAGTGCCAGATTGCCGAAGATGGCATCGCCGGCCTGGGCCATCACCTTGATGTTCAAAAGATCAGGCTGGCCCAGCCGCAACAACAGGCCGGCCACCGGCAATACGGCAATCGGCAGCATCAGGGCACGGCCCAGCTGCTGGATGCCAGCAAACTTGTTCTGTGTACTCACCTCAACTCCTCCTTGGGTTTATCGGACGGCCTGCTGGCCATCCCGTTTTGTCCGCAAGCCGGCTCAGGCAGCCGGCCAACAGTGTTGTGCGCGTTGACGTACTTCACGGGCAGAAGACAGCGTCTGCATGGCGCGTGCTTCGCGCTGACATTCGGCAAAGTCCAGCCCGCGGATGCGACTCTTGATCTCGGGCACCAGACCGGGACTGACCGACAGCTCGGTCACTCCCAGGCCGACCAGCACCGGCACGGCGGCCGGATCGGAGGCCAGTGCGCCGCACACGCCCACCCACTTGCCATGCTGGCGCGCCCCCTCCACCGTCATGGCGATCAGTCGCAACAGCGCGGGGTGCAGGGCATCCATCCGCGCTGCCAGCGTGGCATTGCAGCGGTCCATGGCCAGGGTGTACTGGGTCAGGTCATTGGTGCCGATGGAGAGAAAATCGGCATGGCGGGCCAGTTGGTCAGCCAGCAGGGCAGCGGAAGGCACTTCGATCATCACACCCAGCTGCGGGCGCTCGCTCAGCCCCAGTTGGCCGGCCAGCAGCTCCAGTCGCTGCCGCACCAGCAATAGTTCGTCCACTTCGCTAATCATCGGCAGCAAGATGCGCAGCCGTGACAGGGGGCGTACCGACAACAGGGCATTCAGCTGCAGGTCGAGCAGCGCCGGGTCGGCAAAGCCGCTACGGATGCCGCGCAAGCCCAGTGCCGGATTCGCCTCGGCAGGCAGCTGCAGATAGGGCACATCCTTGTCGCCGCCCACATCCAGGGTACGGATGATGACGGGACGCTCCGGCATGGCATCCAGCACTGCCTGATAGGCCTGCCGTTGCTCGGCCGCATCCGGGGCCTGCTGCCTGTCGATGAACAGGAATTCGGTCCGGGTCAGGCCCACACTGTCCGCTCCATGCAGCAGCCCTTCGCGCGCCTCATCGGCATTGGCGATATTGACCGCCACCTCGATGCTGACACCGTCCAGTGTGACGGCGGCGGCATTGGCGCAGGCCTGCATGTGCTGTCTTCGCTGGGCCAGCGCGGCAATGCGCCCGGCGGCTTCGCTTAAGGTGCGCTCATCCGGAGCCGGATGGCACCAGCCCTGGCTGGCATCCAGCAAGACCTGTTGCCCGGTATGTAATTGCAGGGCGGCCGGCCCGCAGGCCACCAGTGCCGGGATGCCCAGCGCACGCGCCAGAATGGCCACATGCGCGGTGGCACCACCCGCTGCGGTCAGCATGCCGGCCACCTTGTCCTGCGGCAGGCTGGCCAGTTGGGACGGGGCAAGATCGTCGGCCACCAGAATGACCGGGACGCTCAACACCGGTGGCGGGCTCTCCTCGCCCAGCAATATCTGCAGCAGCTGGCGCTGCAGATCGCGCAGGTCGGCAATGCGCTCGGCCAATAGCGGATTGCCCAGCGCGGTTAGCAGCTGGCACTGGGTGCTGATGGCCTGGCGAAAGGCAAAGCCGGCACTCAGGCCGCTGGCGATGCCCCGCTGGCTGGCCTGCAACAGCTCCGGGTCATCCAGCACGGCCAGATGAGCAGAGAAAATTTCGCTTTGAGCCTGCGCACCGCACCGCATGGCATCGTTGATGGACTGGCCTATCCGGCCACGCAGCTGTTGCAAGGCTTGCTGCAACAACCGTGCTTCCCGCTGCGGATCATCTGCCGATTGAGCCGGTTCCGGTTCGCGGACATCCAGTCTGAATACCGGTGCAATGGCCAGACCCGGTGCGGCGCACACGCCACTCAGCATGCCCGCCACCGCCACCGTCGGCCGCGCTACCGGCTGTGCCGTGGCATGCGCCCCCTGGCTGCGCGTCTGCAGCGCAGCAATCACGGCGGCCGCCGCAGCCGCAGCATCGCTGCCCTGTGCCAGCACCTCGACATCGTCCTCTTCGGCGACACCTAAAGTCATCAGCGCCACCATGCTTTTGGCGTTGACGCTATGCCCCTTGAACGCCACCTGCACCTGGGCGGCAAATGGCCGCGCCGCATTCTGCACCAGCGCTGCCGGGCGGGCATGCAGGCCGCCGGCATGCCGTACCGTAGCGCGCCCCCGGCTTTCGCTGGCCTCGGTGCTGACCGATGCAGTCGTGGCGGCATGCATGGCATGCAGACGCAGCAGTGGGGTTTCTCCAGCCTGCGCCAGCCCGCTGGCGCGCTCGTCCAGCTGGTAGTGTTCGCCGTTGGCGATCACCAGCATGCTGATCAGCGAAGCCGCCTGCCGTGCCACGACATCCAGATCGACCTCGATCAAAGCCTGCCCCTGCCGCACGCTGTCGCCCTGTGCCACCAGGGCAGTAAAGCCGGCCCCACCCAGCTGCACGGTGTCGATGCCGATATGCAGCAGGATTTGTGCACCATTGGCAGCAGTCAGCGTCAGGGCGTGGTGGGTGCGCGCCAACTGGCTGATGACGCCATCACAGGGAGCAAGCAGGGTGGAAGACAGGGGTTCGATGGCCAGGCCATCGCCCATCATCAGGCCGGCAAACACCGGATCGGGCACCTGCGACAAGGGCAGCAGCGGCCCGCTGAAAGGGGCTATGAGTTGCAGCGAAGGGTTCATCGGACATCCTCCTGTCTATGCCAGGAAGCGCCATCCCGCAGGGAGGATTCCTGGCGTTCAGGCCCTGCCCGGCCTGCTGCGCCAAGCACAGGCGCAAGCAGGGCCGGACACGGCACCAAACCGTGTCTGTTCTGTCACTGGCTGCCTGCTGGCAGCCATGTCTGGATCAGGCTTCAATGCGTGCGCGTTACCTTGGACAGATGACGCGGGGTATCGGGATTGAGGCCACGCGCCTCGGACAATTGCGCGGCCATCAGATAGAAGCTCTGGATGGCCAGCAAGGGGTCCAGTGCCTCGTCGTCCGCTACGCTGAGCGTCAGGTCGCGGCTGGGCTCATCGGCTGGCGCGGCCAGCAGCACACGGGCACCACGGCCACGCATCTCGGCGGCCAAGGCAATCAGCCCCTGCTGCTCCGGTCCACGCGGGGCAAACACCAGCAGCGGGTAGCCTTCGTCGATCAGTGCCATTGGCCCGTGCTTGATTTCTGCGCCGGAGAAGGCTTCGGCCTGGATGGCGCAGGTTTCCTTGAACTTGAGCGCAGCTTCCAGCGCCACGGCAAAGCCGAGGCCGCGCCCTACCACCATGATGCGTTCGGCCGCAGCCAGTACCGGAATGGCCGCACTCCAGTCCTGATGGCAGGCCTCTTTCAGTTGCTCCGGCAGCGCATCAAGCGCCCTCAGCAAAGCGTTATCACCCTGCCAGTGCGCCACCAGCCGGGCCACCGCCGACAGCGAGGCGATATAGCTCTTGGTGGCGGCCACACTCTTTTCCTCGCCGGCACACAAGGGCAGCGACCACTCACAGGCAGCCGCCAGCGGTGATTCGTGCTTGTTGACCAGCGCCACTGTGCGGGCGCCGGCCTCGGCCAGGCGGCTCATGGTGTCGATCAGGTCCGGGCTCTGGCCAGACTGCGACAGTGCCACCGCCAGCTGGCCTTTCACTGCCAGCGGTGCATGATGCAGCGTCACCAGCGACATCGGCAGCGACACCACCGGCACGCCCAGCCTTTGCATGGCCAGATAGGCGAAATAGCTGGCGGCATGGTCGGAGCTGCCACGCGCCACGGTCAGCGCCAGTGTGGGCCGGGCGGTAGCCAGTTCGCGGCCCAGCACTGCCAGGCCCTCGTCGGCATACATGTGTTGTGTGGCCACGGCATCGGCCGCAGACAGCGCTTCTTCATACATCAGAGACGACAAGGTGTTCCCCTTCCAGATAGACATCCAGCAAATTCAAGGCCGGATCCAGCACCAGCACATCGGCCCAGGCTCCGGTTTCCAGCCGGCCACGGTCGGCATGGCCCAGGTAATCGGCCGGATACAGCGACAGCCGGTGTGAGGCCTCGGCCAGCGGCAAGCCGATGGCCAGCAGATTGCGCAAGGCCTGATCCATGGTCAGCGTACTGCCGGCCAGTGTGCCGTCGGCCAGCCGCACCCCGCCCATGCACTTGGTGACGGCATGCGAACCCAGCTTGTACTCGCCGTCCGGCATGCCGGCGGCAGCGGTGGAGTCGGTGACGCAGTACAGCCGGGGAATGGCGCGCAAGGCGGTGCGGATGGCACCGGGATGCACATGCAGCAGATCCGGAATCAGCTCGGCATATTCGGCATGCGCCAGCGCGGCACCCACCATGCCCGGCTCGCGGTGATGCAGGCCGCTCATGGCATTGAACAAATGGGTAAAACCGGCAGCGCCCTGCTCCAGCGCTTGCACGCCGTCCTCGTAACTGCCCAGGGTATGGCCGATCTGCACCCGGATGCCGGCATCGCTCAGCGCACGGATGATCTCCATGTGGCCGGGGATTTCCGGTGCCAGCGTCAGCAGGACGATGGGGGCCAGTTCACCCAGCTTTTCGATTTGCGACAGCACGGCGCGACAGGCATCGTCCGGCTGGGCACCCAGCTTGCCGGGGTTGATGTAAGGCCCTTCCAGATGCACACCCAGCAGCCGTGCTGTGCCGGGAGTGCGCTGGCGGCAACAAGGCCCCAGCGCAGCCAGCACGCTTTCAATCTCATCCATTGGCGCGGTCATGGTGGTGGCCAGCATGGCGGTGGTGCCATGCCGCGCATGCAGCCGGGCAACCGCTTCGGCCGCCCTGCCGCCTTCCATGATGTCTACCCCGCCACCGCCATGTACATGCAGGTCGATAAAGCCGGGCAGGATGTAACGCTCTACCGCGCGGCCAGAGGCCAGCCGGCCATCGATGGCGGCGATGCGGCCATCCGCACCCAGGGTGATCGTGCCGTCCAGCCAGCCATTACCGCTCAGGATGCGGCCCTGCAGTACATGTTGTGTCGTCATCGTCTCAGTTCAGCGACAAAGTCGTAGTAATCGTTACGGCAATAGGTATCAGTCAGTTCTATTGCCAGATTGTCGGCATTGAAGCCGATCCGGGTAATCAACAGCATGGCCTCACCCTGGCGGATGCCGGCCAGCGCAGCGATCTCGGGTGAGGCATTCACCGCCCGAATATGCTGCAAGGCACGCACCACCGAATGGCCAGCCGCATCCAGATAGGCGTACAGCGAGTTGCCCACTTTATGCGGCTCTGGCAGATAGGCCACTGGCAATGTGGTCATCTCTATCGCCATCACCACGCCGTCAGCCAGCCGTTGCCGCTTCAGCCGCGCCACCTGCGAGGTGGGAGACAAGCCCAGCTTGATCACCTCGTCGTTGCTGGGTGGATGAATGCCCCGCTCCAGCCATACCGATGAGGGTTCGAAGCCGCGCTGGCGCAACTGTTCGGTAAACCCGGTCAGCCGCGACAAGGGCTGCTCCAGCCGGGGCGTGATAAAGGTGCCCGAGCCGTGACGGCGGCGAATCAGCCCCTGTTCCAGCAATACATCCATGGCCTTGCGGGCAGTTACCCGCGAAATGCCCAGTTCTTCAGAAAAGGTCCGCTCCGACGGCAGGGCCTCATCGGCCTGCCACCAGCCGGCGTTAATGGCATCGGCCAGTTTTCTGGCCAGCTGCAAATACAGCGGGGTGGTGGATTCACCTTCCGGTTTGAGTGCACTCCAGCGATTTTCCATAAGCGGTCTGCATGTGGTCTTGACGATAACAGGCTCAATATCGCACTCATTACCTGTTGCGCCTAGCGGCTGGATTGCTGATGAAGTTAATACCACTTAAATACCACGTCAATACCAATTTTCTCAAAACCCCAGCAAAAACCTGCCTGACAGCAAGGCAACAGGTAGTAAAGCAGCCAACGCTGGCCGATCTGCAAGCGCAGTGAGCAGACTGCCGCCGCATGCTCAAGCGAAAATTGGTATTGAATTGGTAATAAATAACGCGCTAAACCGTGCAGAGCTAGTCGAATGACCAGCAGCAAGCCGAACAGCACCACATGCCCTGGGATAGAAAATCGCTGCGTCAGCAATGCGGCGGCAGCGTGGCCAGAAAACCACAGCAACTGGTATGGGCACGCTTGCCGACATGCAAAAAGGGCCGCTGCTTACGCACGGCCCTTTGCGAGTGGACTGAAGCGGCCGCCACGGGCCGCAACAAGTGATCAGCGCTTGCGCCAGCTGATCAGAATGACGCCGGACAGGATGATGGCCATGGCGATGACTTCCTGCTGGCCGACATGTTCGCCCAGCAGCAACACCCCCAGCATCACCGCAATGATGGGGTTGACGTAGGCATAGCTGGTGGCTGCCGCCGGGGAGACGGTTTTCAGCAGATGCAGATAGGCGCTGTAGGCCAGCATGGAGCCGAAGATCGACAGATAGGCAATGGCCACCCAGCCTTGCCATGATGGTGCCGCAGCCAGGCGCTCGCCCACCGCAGCACTGCCCAGCAGCAGGGCCAGGCCACCAAAGATCATCATCCAGGCACTGCCCATCGGCCCCTTGGGCTGCACGATGATCCGGCTCCAGGCCGACCCCAGCGCCCAGCCGGCCGAAGCGAACAGCAGCCAGAAAGCCCCCAGCGGGCTGGCACGCAAATTGGACCCCAGATTCAGCACCAACATGCCCAGCATGCCCAGTGCGATACCCGCCCACTCGCGCCGTGTGGCACGCAGGCCAAAACAGAAGCGGCCAAACAGCACGGTAAACAAGGGCACGGTCGCCACCACCAACGCAGCCACCCCGGAGGACACCTGCTTTTCTGCCAGGGTGACGAAGCCATTGCCGATAGCCGGCATCAACACCCCCAGAATCGCCGCCCCGCGCAACTCCTGCCGGCTGGGCAAACGATGACCACGCAGCAGCAGAAAGGCCAGCATCACGCTACCGGCAAACAGAAAACGCAGGCCGGCCATCATGAAGGGTGGCCAGGATTCAATGCCGATGCGGATGAAGAAATAGGTAGAGCCCCAGATCACATACAGGGCAAAGAAGGCTGACAGGGTCAGCATGGACAGCGAAGCGTGGCGGGAAGACATGGCGGACTCGGGGATACTGGCCGCTTACCATGCCTTCCGCATGCAGAAAACTCAAGCCTTGGCGGGAAAAGATCTGTTCTGCAGGCAGAACAATCCCGGCCTGCTACCCTGCCGCCTAGCGCGTGGCCAGCCGCTGCAGGATGTTGGAAAACTCTTCCATATAGGTATCGAAGCGGGTAGCCAGCCGGTCGACATCGGTGGCAAAGCGGTTATAAGCCACCACCGCCGGGATGGCAGCAAACAGGCCGATGGCCGTGGCCACCAGCGCCTCGGCAATACCCGGTGCCACCGTGGACAAGGTAGCCTGGCCGGCATTACCCAGCCCGATAAAGGCATGCATGATGCCCCACACCGTACCGAACAGGCCGACATAGGGGCTGACCGAACCCACCGTCGCCAGAAAGGAAGTATGGCTATCCAGCGCATCCAGCTCGCGCTGGGCGGCGGCGCGCATGGCACGGCGTGAGCCGTCCATGATGTCCGACAGCTCGGCGCCGCTGCGACCGCGCAGCTTGAGGAATTCGGCGAAGCCCGACTGGAAGATGCGCTCCATGCCCACGCTGTCGTTGCGCCGGTTGGCATCCTCGTACAGCCGGTTCAGATCGGCCCCGCTCCAGAAATTGCGTTCAAACTCGTCACTGTGGCGTCGCGCCGAGCGCAACACGGAAATCTTGTTGAAGATGAGTGCCCAGGACAGCACGGACACCACGGCCAGACCGGCCATGACCAGCTGCACCACCAGACTGGCATTCATCACCAGACTGAAAATGGAAATCTGCTGCACGATGTTTCCTTGTCAAAAAGCGCGGCCTAGCGCAAAACGCGGCCGCTGGCGAAATCGATGATGGTAGAAGGCTTTCTGCGCTTGCCGATACGGCCAGGCAGGGTCAGTACCCGCTCGCCAAAGGCCTGCCGGCAAGCACGCGCCGTCTTGAGCGAACGCTGGCCGGCACGGTTGGCCGAGGTCGACACCAGCGCCGTCCCCAGCGCCCGGCACAGGGCAGCCGCTTCGCCATGGGCGGTAATGCGCACGGCAAGCTGCGCATGACGCCCCCGCAAGGCCGGCGGCACTTTATGCGAGGCTGGCAACAAAAAGGTATAAGGACCGGGCCAGTAGCCGGCAAGTTCCGCCCATTGTGCCGCCGTCAGCGGCTTCACCAGATGGCGGATCTGGCTGACATCGGCAGCGATGACAATCAGGCCCTTGTGGTTTGGTCTGGCTTTCACCGCCAGTACGCGCCGGATGGCACGTGCATCCTCGGGCAGACAGCCCAGGCCAAAACAGGATTCGGTGGAATAGGCAATCACGCCGCCCGCTCGCAAGCGCGCGCGTGCCTGCTGCATCAGGCCGGCCTTGGGCAAGCGGCGACGGGACGACAGCAATGGCAGATGGGACATCGGCTAACAAACCACAAAAAAACAGAAGCTGCCATTGTAGCGGCAGCTTCGCCCGGGATGAAACCGCGATCTGCAGCGGTTTCAGTCTTTCTGGTTAAGATATTTGGCATTGATGCGCGCAAACGTACCGTCACGCTGCATGGCACGCAGCAACTCATTCAGCTGCTGCACCTGAATGTCCGGCATGGCTGGATTGCAGGCCAGATACAGCAAGGTGGTATTGAAGGTGAGCACCGGCCGCACATTGCCGGCTTTCTCCCTGGCCAGCAAGGAAGCCCCCAGGTATTTGCCGGTGGCCCAGAAATCGATGCGCCCGGCCAGCAGCTTTTTGACATTGAGCTGGTCGGTATTGGCCAGATCGACATCAAAGCCACGGTCGATCAGGTATTGCGAGGTGGCATCGCCGCTATAACCGCCAATCTTGAAACTGCGCGCCTCTTCCAGCGACAGGATGGCGTGGCGGTTGTCAGCCCGGGCATACAGCACCCAGGGGTTTTCCACCAGCGGACCTATCCACTTGAACTGATGCTCGCGGCTGTCGGTCCGGGTCGTGGAGTAAAGGCAGGTATTGGCCTCCAGCACCGTCAGATTGAAAGCGCGGATCCAGGGCAGCAAGCTAATGTCGTAAGCGACACCAGCGCGCCGCAACAGCTCCTGTACGATGTCGGTGGACAAACCGCTGATGTGGCCACCCGGCCCCATCATGTTGAAAGGCGGGTAATCCTCGGTCAGCACCCGCAGCGGAGGGGCTGCCTGGACCAGCTGGCTGCACAGCAACAGCAGGCTGGCCAGATGAAGTTGGATGCGCATATTGCCCCTCCCGATTCAACGCGGGAACCATACCTGCTCCCTCTGTTCACCTTAGTCAAGGATGAGCACTTGCGCTATCGGGTACTTGCGCTGACAAGAAATAGAAGTGAATGACAGCAGACTGATCCGCCCAAATGGCACGACCAGTCTGATAGATCAATAGCCAGGCTAGCCCTAAGGTGAACGCTTCAAATCATCAGGGAAATGTCGCTCATGCCCGACAGCGTGCAAATCGGTGCGAATGTATTCTTGCAGCAGGGACACGCCCTGCTCAAACAGGCCGAGAGTCTGTCTGTGGATTTCGAGCAAGCTGTCCAATTGATTGCGGCCACACAAGGTAAGCTGGTGGTCTGTGGCATGGGGAAATCGGGCATCATCGGCCGCAAGATTGCCGCCACCCTGGCCTCTACCGGCAGTCCCAGCTTTTTCGTTCACCCTGCAGAAGCCTTTCATGGCGATCTGGGCATGATTACCGCACAGGACAGTGTGCTATTGCTGTCCTACAGTGGTGAAACCGACGAAATCCGGCGGCTGCTCCCACACTTGCAACAACTAGGCGTACCGGTCATCGCCATCACGGCAGTCGCTATGTCGACACTGGCTTCCGTCGCCGATCTGACGCTGCATGTCGATGTTCCCCGCGAGTGCTGCCCGAATAATCTGGCCCCCACCACCTCGACCACCATGATGCTGGTGATGGGAGATGCCCTCGCCATGGCGCTGATGACAAAGCGGGCCTTTCAGCCAGAAGACTTTGCCCGAAGGCATCCCGGAGGATCGCTGGGGAAAAAACTGTTGACCCGGGTCGGCGACGTGATGCATCGGCACCCTCCCTGCTGCTCACTGTCGGCCCCTTTCCGGACCATCGTCAACGTCATGACTCACGGCCAGTTGGGATTGACCCTAGTCGTGGGCGAAACACAAGAGACGCTGGGCATCATTACCGATGGCGATCTGCGCCGTGCCATGGAACAGCATGAGGTACTCGGCCAGCTGCAGGCACATCAGTTAATGACGCCCGCTCCACTCACCATCCCGCAGGATGCACCATTAAGCGCAGCACAGGAAAAGATGGCGCGCCATCAGGTCACCGCGCTGGTGGCAATCAACCCTCAGCACATGGCGACCGGGGTGATCAGGCTGCTTGACCTGTGCGCATGAAACCGCAACTGGATCTGATCCGCCGTACCGTACTGGCTTTGTTTCTGCGCGAAATAAAAACCCGCTTCGGCAAATACCGGCTGGGCTATCTGTGGTGCCTGCTGGAGCCACTGGCCCATATCAGCATCTTGCTGCTGCTGTTTGGCTACATCATGCACCGCAGTATTCCGTCCATTCCGTTTCCGCTTTTTTTGCTGTGCGGAGTGCTGCCATTTCTGATGTTCAACCAGATTGTCTCCCGCTCCCTCAACGCACTTGATGCCAATCAGGGCCTGCTCAGCTACCGCCCGGTGCAAGCCATCGATCTGATATTGGCACGCACCCTGCTGGAGGGTGTCATCGGCACGGCAGTCTTC is from Aquitalea aquatilis and encodes:
- a CDS encoding SIS domain-containing protein, yielding MSSLMYEEALSAADAVATQHMYADEGLAVLGRELATARPTLALTVARGSSDHAASYFAYLAMQRLGVPVVSLPMSLVTLHHAPLAVKGQLAVALSQSGQSPDLIDTMSRLAEAGARTVALVNKHESPLAAACEWSLPLCAGEEKSVAATKSYIASLSAVARLVAHWQGDNALLRALDALPEQLKEACHQDWSAAIPVLAAAERIMVVGRGLGFAVALEAALKFKETCAIQAEAFSGAEIKHGPMALIDEGYPLLVFAPRGPEQQGLIALAAEMRGRGARVLLAAPADEPSRDLTLSVADDEALDPLLAIQSFYLMAAQLSEARGLNPDTPRHLSKVTRTH
- the gap gene encoding type I glyceraldehyde-3-phosphate dehydrogenase; translated protein: MTLKVAINGYGRIGRMVVRAWQERFADRDIEIVAINDLGKPELHEHLTRFDSVHGPFGGTVALEGDALVVNGKPIKLLSIRNPAELPWKELGVDVVLECTGIFTKRDKAALHLEAGAKRVLISAPANDADATVVFGVNDDVLTSAMTVVSNASCTTNCLAPLVQPLIDTIGIERGLMTTIHAYTNDQVLLDTDHSDLRRARSAAVSMIPTKTGAAAAVGLVLPKLKGKLDGFAVRVPVSNVSLVDLTFTSSRDTTVEEVNELISTAAKGRLAGVLAVNTLPLVSRDFLHHPASSVFDSTLTRVIAGREVKVLSWYDNEWGFANRMLDTSLAWVAAK
- the ptsP gene encoding phosphoenolpyruvate--protein phosphotransferase, producing MNPSLQLIAPFSGPLLPLSQVPDPVFAGLMMGDGLAIEPLSSTLLAPCDGVISQLARTHHALTLTAANGAQILLHIGIDTVQLGGAGFTALVAQGDSVRQGQALIEVDLDVVARQAASLISMLVIANGEHYQLDERASGLAQAGETPLLRLHAMHAATTASVSTEASESRGRATVRHAGGLHARPAALVQNAARPFAAQVQVAFKGHSVNAKSMVALMTLGVAEEDDVEVLAQGSDAAAAAAAVIAALQTRSQGAHATAQPVARPTVAVAGMLSGVCAAPGLAIAPVFRLDVREPEPAQSADDPQREARLLQQALQQLRGRIGQSINDAMRCGAQAQSEIFSAHLAVLDDPELLQASQRGIASGLSAGFAFRQAISTQCQLLTALGNPLLAERIADLRDLQRQLLQILLGEESPPPVLSVPVILVADDLAPSQLASLPQDKVAGMLTAAGGATAHVAILARALGIPALVACGPAALQLHTGQQVLLDASQGWCHPAPDERTLSEAAGRIAALAQRRQHMQACANAAAVTLDGVSIEVAVNIANADEAREGLLHGADSVGLTRTEFLFIDRQQAPDAAEQRQAYQAVLDAMPERPVIIRTLDVGGDKDVPYLQLPAEANPALGLRGIRSGFADPALLDLQLNALLSVRPLSRLRILLPMISEVDELLLVRQRLELLAGQLGLSERPQLGVMIEVPSAALLADQLARHADFLSIGTNDLTQYTLAMDRCNATLAARMDALHPALLRLIAMTVEGARQHGKWVGVCGALASDPAAVPVLVGLGVTELSVSPGLVPEIKSRIRGLDFAECQREARAMQTLSSAREVRQRAQHCWPAA
- the nagA gene encoding N-acetylglucosamine-6-phosphate deacetylase — protein: MTTQHVLQGRILSGNGWLDGTITLGADGRIAAIDGRLASGRAVERYILPGFIDLHVHGGGGVDIMEGGRAAEAVARLHARHGTTAMLATTMTAPMDEIESVLAALGPCCRQRTPGTARLLGVHLEGPYINPGKLGAQPDDACRAVLSQIEKLGELAPIVLLTLAPEIPGHMEIIRALSDAGIRVQIGHTLGSYEDGVQALEQGAAGFTHLFNAMSGLHHREPGMVGAALAHAEYAELIPDLLHVHPGAIRTALRAIPRLYCVTDSTAAAGMPDGEYKLGSHAVTKCMGGVRLADGTLAGSTLTMDQALRNLLAIGLPLAEASHRLSLYPADYLGHADRGRLETGAWADVLVLDPALNLLDVYLEGEHLVVSDV
- the nagE gene encoding N-acetylglucosamine-specific PTS transporter subunit IIBC, producing the protein MSTQNKFAGIQQLGRALMLPIAVLPVAGLLLRLGQPDLLNIKVMAQAGDAIFGNLALIFAIGVAVGFARDNNGAAGLAGAIGYMVLTAVLKVMPDTLLGYDTFKSLVHLDPAGKPFAINMGVLAGILAGLVAGVLYNRYKDIKLPTYLAFFGGKRFVPIATGFAMLLLGVLLGLAWPPVQNGIDALGKWLIGVGEIGLFLYGILNRLLIVTGLHHILNTMVWFQVGDYTDAAGKLVHGDLTRFFAGDKSAGMFMSGFFPVMMFGLPAACLAMYRAAKPENKAAVGGVLFSMALTAFLTGVTEPVEFAFMFLAPVLYAIHAVLTGVSMALMYALGVHLGFGFSAGLFDYLLNFGIAQKPWLLLPVGLLYFVVYYSLFSFFIRKFNLQTMGREDTPQVAVQVVEGSARAHGFILALGGAANLKAVDACTTRLRLQVVDNAKVDEAALKALGSRGLIKPAAGSVQVVLGPEADLISDEIRNALQQGSAVADGAAPAVMVSSVKAVASSGQRNDWLQALGGAANVKHVEAVAGSRLRVEVADASLVDEPALHALGARGVTTFSGNLLHVVLAEDPAPFASLLQA